A window of Castanea sativa cultivar Marrone di Chiusa Pesio chromosome 1, ASM4071231v1 contains these coding sequences:
- the LOC142613040 gene encoding uncharacterized protein LOC142613040, producing MAAGARSMVVYSDSQIMTSQVNGSYECRSERMKRCLATDESDYVMKEVHEGICGNHSGSRYGIPKVLVSNNEKQFDNDAFRDFCSQLGVKNHYSSPTHLTTMRTPTRETPLQLAYGSEAIISAEVGLTSYRVGNYDESKNDEAMRLQLDLVDEVRATAEQRLARYQDLMAKHYNSKVRHRDFQVGDLVLRRVLSATKDAS from the exons ATGGCTGCAGGAGCTAGGAGTATGGTCGTATACTCCGACTCTCAAATCATGACCAGTCAGGTTAATGGCAGTTACGAGTGCAGAAGTGAGAGGATGAAGAG ATGCTTGGCTACTGACGAATCGGATTATGTTATGAAAGAGGTccatgaagggatttgcggaaacCACTCGGGGTCAAG GTATGGTATTCCGAAGGTGCTAGTTTCAAACAACGAAaagcaatttgacaacgacGCATTTAGAGATTTTTGTTCACAGCTAGGGGtcaagaaccactactcgtCACCCACCCACCT GACAACGATGAGGACACCGACAAGGGAAACACCACTCCAATTGGCGTATGGTAGCGAGGCCATCATATCGGCAGAAGTGGGGCTTACAAGCTATCGGGTTGGGAACTACGACGAGAGCAAAAATGACGAAGCCATGCGTTTGCAGCTCGATCTTGTGGACGAAGTCAGGGCGACAGCGGAGCAAAGACTAGCGCGATACCAGGACCTGATGGCGaagcattacaactctaaggttaGGCACAGGGACTTCCAGGTTGGAGATCTTGTCTTGAGGAGAGTACTCAGCGCTACGAAAGATGCCTCCTAG